CCGATAAAGACGATATCGAGCGACGGTGCCGTATCGCGCATCCACATGGCAGCTGCCTCGGGGGGGCTGAACAGGAAGAGCATTCCTGTATTTTCCGCGATACTCTGACGCGATGATTCCCCGGCTTCCTTCTGCTTTTCTGTTCGGGCGACCTCAACAGTGAAATCATGGCGGCCGCTATGGCGGTCGATGATTGTCAGAAGCTCCTTATCCAGAGGCTTTTCAGCACCAGCCTGTGCTTCATGCTGATTGTCCCCCGCGAATGCATCGGACAAGGTCGGTGCGCCAGCCAGTGCCGTGGCAGCAAGGACCAGACCGGTCAGAAGCGCACGGCCCCGCAAATTCCTGTTCATGTCTGCGCTCCCGGTTGTTCAGGCGAGGTAAGGATTATTCTGCCGCTCTTCGCCAATCATCGTTGGCAACCCATGCCCTGGCAGAACAATGAAATCGTCAGGCAGGGAGAGCAATGTGCGCTTGATCCCTGCAATCAGACTCTCATGGTCGCCATAAGCGAAATCCGACCGACCAACAACACCACGGAACAACGTATCGCCCACAATGGCCAATTTGTCGGCGCGACTTATATAGATGACATGACCGGGCGTATGGCCCGGACAATGTGCGACTGCAAACCTGCCCGCCGGAAGGTCGATTACCTCGCCCTCCTCGACAAACCGGTCGGGATGAGCGTTTTGCAGGTCATACAACCCGAAGGCCCGGGCCTGATCCTCCACCGTTTCGAGCAGAAAGGCATCGCGCCGGTCAGGACCGATCATTGCAACCGGGGCTGATTGACGTTTTTCAAGGCCCGCACGCAGCGCATCAGCCCCACCAACATGGTCGAAATGCCCGTGCGTCAGCAGAATGGCATCGACAGTCATGCCTTCAAGCAGCTGCAGAAGCTCAGGCGCGTCACCTCCCGGATCGATAACAACTGCGCGGCCCGTATCGGGATCTTCGAGCACGGTACAGTTCTGACGCAGTGGCGTTACCTTGACGGTGCGGGCACGCAAATCCGGCTCTTCCTCTTCTTGATCGTGACGCATTCCGGAAGAATAGGCAGCCTGAGAGGCAGGAACATCCCGGAAGCGTTGCTGTGCAGACCATGATGCGCAAAGGCTTCATGGCCGCGATACCGCGCAGGGACCATTCGTTCAAGCAATCATATAACGTGCATAGCGCGGGGCAGGATTGACCGGACCCTCTGGCCGCATCAGAGTCCGCCCAGTCCGGCGCAGCGTAACCTGCCCGGAATTACGAGGTTATCAGGAGACGATCATGAGCCGAATCATTCGCACAGAGCCTAATCCCGTCATGTCCAAAGCCGTCGAATATCACGGCTTCGTTTTCACGCAGGGCGTCGTGGCCCGTAATCTCGATGCCGATTTCGATGCCCAGACTGCCGATGTGCTCGAACAGCTGGATGTCTTGCTGGAGCAGCATGGCACGGACAACACCCGCATTCTGCAGGCACAGATCTGGCTGAAGGACATCAGCGATCGCGATGCACTCAACAAGCAGTGGACGGCCTGGCTGCCTAAGGATTCAGCCCCGGCGCGGGCCTGCGTTCAGGCGATTCTGGCCGATCCGCGTATGCTCGTGGAAATCATGCTGATCACAACAAAGTAAGGCTTATTGAATTTTCCCCGGGTCGACACATTTTATCTCGGGGAAAGTTCATAAAATCGCCATGACTCCCCCTTACATGGGTTGCCAATCCAAGGTGAACACAGTTACCTAGATGCAACACACAACGGGCGGATATCGAATCAATGAACGTGGGACAGAAAAGTTGCCTCAGACTTCTCCGCAGGCCGTTTTTTTCGTCCCTGACCGCTCTATCCCTTCTGGTTGGGTCGGCGGTTCTGGCCCCAAAAGCTGAAGCGCGCCAGAAGGCTGGTCACAAGGCTGTTATGCAGTCCGCGCATAGCGCCCGACACACCTCAGCGCGTCACGTCGCACTTCGCCAGACACGCTTCACGACGCGGCGCCACCATTCCGGTGGTCACGTTATCCAGTGTGTTGCCTATGCCAAAGCCGCTTCCGATGTTGTGTTGAGCGGTAATGCCCGTGACTGGTGGGATAACTCTCGCGGCGTTTATGCCCGTGGCTCTGCCCCCGAACCCGGCTCGGTGCTGAATTTCCGTGCTATCCGCCGTATGCCCTATGGCCACGTGGCGGTCGTCCGTGCTGTAGAAGACAACCGCACGATTGTGATCGACCAGTCTCACTGGGCGCAGAACGGTGTTGCCAAGAATGTGCGCGTCATCGATGTTTCTCCCAATAACGACTGGTCTGCTGTGCGCGTAGCGCTCAACAGCAACTCCGGTACCTACGGCAGCATCTACCCGACCTACGGGTTCATCTATGGTCGCCCGGATGACGGGGTGATGATGGCTAATAATACGCCTGCGCCTGCTCATCGTTCCACACGTTCGCATAACGTGACGACGGCAAGCTTCGCGGCTCTGCAACATCCGATGAACTCGACCGAAGTGGCAGAGGCCCCGGAAGATGCTTTCAGCGTGGAAGGCCCCAGCCGCAATCTGCGCTGATCAAGCCTGATCATCTGATTTCCGCCAGGGCGGCCCGGAAACGGGTCGCCTTTTTTTATGGCCTGTCGCCCGCCTTGCAATCGTCACTCGGGACGAAGCGCCTGAGCCTATTGGCAGACGGGATTCAGGGGCGCGCTGAACGGTGATAAGGATGGCCCGCGCTGATCGCGCGCGCGCGGTAGATCTGCTCTGCCAGAAGCAATCGCACAATCATGTGGGGCCAGGTCATACGCCCGAAGGAGATACGGGCATCGGCCCGCTCAATAACGCTGGCCTCAAGCCCTTCAGCCCCGCCGATGACGAAGGAAACCTGCTTGCCGGTTGCAAGCCACGAATCGAGCATGGTGGAGAATTGCTGGGAATCAGGTGAACTTCCCCCCTCATCCAGCGCAATCACGATCGTACCTTCGGGACAAGCCGCCAGAATCGCCGCCGCGTCCTTGCGACGGATTTCCAGGGCACTGCCACGCGATTCGCCAATCTCGATCAGATCGACCCTGGGGCGGGTACGCTCGACATAACGGTCGAACAATTCCCGCTCCGGCCCTCTCTTGAGGCGACCGACCGCCACAATCCTGATCATGCGTAATCAGAGATCCGTCGTGTCGGCTTCGTCACTGGCAGTATCGTCGAGGTCCTTGCCCCACATACGCTCGAGCGCATAGAGCGCGCGGCTCTCAGGCTTGAACAGATGCACAACGATGTCTCCGGTATCGAGTAGAACCCAATCGGTACCGTTCGCACCTTCGATGGTGATGCGCTTGATGCCGATCTCGTTCAGCTTGTCTTCAATATGCGTGGCCATGGCGGCGATCTGCCTGTCGGCAATACCTGTAGCAACCACCATATGGTCAGCAAAGCTGGCACGCCCCCGCAGGTCGAGCGTCACGATATCCTCGGCCTTGTCTTCGTCAAGGCTTGCCGTGATGAGTGCCAGCGCCTTTTCAACCAGTTCCGGCTCAGCACCGGTGCGCGGTGCAGCGCCGCGGGTCTTGCGCGGGCCTGCAGCGGCGGCCTTCTTGCGCGGCGTGCCGGCGGTCTTCATGGTGGCAGTGGCCTCGCCCGTGGCGGGCTGGGTCTTGGTCTCACCAGCGGACGCGCGGGTGCGACGGGCTGGGGTGGGCGTCTCGTCGGACGGTTTTCTGGCGATGGCTCGACACTCCGGTCAATACATTAGAGAGAGAGCGAGGCGGGATAATTGCCGGAATCCCTCAACGCTGTCGCTGATATACCGTTTTGCGGCGCCGGAAGAAAAGCCCAGACACCACCTTTAGAGCGCGACATGATCGGCCCGCGCCGCGGAGGCACGCGCATATGGCTTAACGCATGGGTGGCCTGGCCTGACAGCGCCGTGCGATTGCTGCCCGGTCTTGGCACAACCGCCATGGGTACATGCAGGGCAAGATCGCGCCAGCGACGCCATCGTGTGAGCGTCGCCAGACTGTCCGCTCCCATCAACCAGACGAAGCGCGCCCTTGGAAAACGCAGCCGCAGCAGCGCAATCGTCTCAACAGTATAACGCTTGTTCAGCCGCGCCTCGATATCGGTGGCGATGATATGCCGCCCGTCAGCCAGGGCACGGGCCGAATCGAGGCGATTTTCAAACGGCGCCATGCCCCGCCTTGGCTTGAGCGGATTGCCCGGCGAAACCATGAGCCAGACCTGATCAAGCCGCAGATGCGTCAGGGCATAGCGTGCGAGTTGAAGATGACCCGCATGGGCCGGATTGAACGACCCACCCAGCAGCCCAATCGACACCGCACGATTATCGCCATATTTTGGAATTTCCACCACGTCAGGGGCGGGTCTGCCCGGTGCCTCGGACCTCATAACGGAAGGTCGTAAGCTGTTCGAGGCCGACGGGGCCACGGGCATGGATCTTGCCTGTGGCAATACCGATCTCGGCCCCGAATCCGAATTCTCCGCCATCGCAGAACTGGGTCGAGGCGTTCCACATCACCACAGCGCTATCCGTCCCATTCAGGAAGCGTTCGGCGACCTCTGCATTTTCAGTGATGATCGCTTCCGTATGACCGCTGCCATAACGCGCGATATGGGCGAGTGCCGAATCGACATTCTCGACGACCGCCACGGAGAGACGCGCATCGAGCCATTCCGTCGCAAAGTCATCCGACGTGGCGGGTTCAAGATCATGCACGATATGACGCGCTCTCTCGTCACCCAGAATGGCGCAGCCCAGCGCATGCAGATCCTGCACCAGCGCAGGCAACAGGGCCTCGGCAATTGCGTGGTCGATCAGCAGGGTTTCGGTCGCACCGCAAATACCGGTACGCCGCATCTTGGCATTGGCGAGAATCTCTCGCGCCATCGCGAAGTCGGCATCCTTGTGGATATAGGTGTGACACAGCCCATCGGCATGAGCGAGAACCGGTACGCGGGCCTCGCGCTGCACCCGCTCGACAAGCGATTTGCCACCGCGTGGAATGATCATGTCGATTTCACCGGCGGCTGTCAGCATGGCGGCGACATGTGCCCGATCAGCATCGGGGACGATCTGCACGCAGTCACGCGGCAGACCCGCCTTTTCCAGTCCTTCCTGGATGCAGGACTGGATGCATCGCGCCGAATGAAGGCTCTCGGAGCCGCCACGCAAGATGACGGCATTGCCGGATTTGATGCACAGGCCCGCAGCGTCAGCCCCCACATTGGGGCGGCTTTCATAGATCATGCCAATGACACCAAGCGGAGTCGCCACACGGCGGATGTTCAAGCCGTTGGGACGTGTCCAGTCACACAGCACCCTGCCCACCGGATCCGGCAAAAGCGCAATCGATTCGAGGCCCTTTGCCATGGACTCGATCCGTGCAGGCGTCAGCGTCAGCCGGTCGATGAAGGCAGCACTCGCCTTGGAGGAGGCGACATCGCGTGCATTGGCCACAAGAATATCAGGCGCATGCTCACGCAGTGACGCTGCGGCGGCACGCAAGGCCTCGTTGCGCTGGCTTTCCGGGGCAATGGCGAGAAGGCGGGCCGCTGCGCGCGCTGGTCCGGTCAGGGCCTTGAAATCGGACACGGTCGTAGCAGCTTCCATCATTCATTCTCCTGTCTGCCTTGTGGCATCTGGCCCGGCCGAACCCGAAAACGGCCCAAAGGGCGATCAGCTATGTATCATGCCTGCGCTGCTTGAAAAGATCGGCCCAGGGCAAGGGTCGCGGCAACGTTGCGCGCGCAGCGCCTCAACGCATGCTCTGCCTCGCCGAATGCCTCTTCCAGCGTGCAGGGGCGCTCAAGACAGCTGAAAACGGCGTCGAAGCCTGTTGCAAGCAGATCTTCATGCCCGGCACCCAGTGTACCCGCGAAGGCTATCAACGGTTTGCCTGCCTTTTTCGCCAGCGTGGCGATTGCCTGAGGTGCCTTGCCCTGCGCGGTCTGGCGATCCAGCCGCCCCTCACCGGTGATGACCAGATCCATCTGGCTCACGAGCGCCTCCAGACCCAGAAGCCCCGCCACCGACTCAGCACCCGGAACGAGGGTCGCCCCGCACAGCCCGACCAGCCCCAGAGCCGCACCACCCGCGGCGCCCATACCTTCCACCGCCGTCAGATCACGCCTGCAGCGCAGTTCCACCAGACTGGCAAGGCGCGCCAGTGAGGCCTCCAGAAGCGGGATCATGGCGGGTGTTGCCCCCTTCTGAGGCCCGAATACGGCAACCGCGCCGGTCTCTCCCAACAAAGGAGCCGTCACATCGCACAAAATCTCGATACGACACTCTGCCAGCCGGGGATCGAGCCGGTCGTCATCCAGAGAGAACACCGCCCCAAGCGGCCCTCCTCCGTGAGGAATTTCCTGGCCGTGCAGATCGCGCAGCGAAACACCAAGCGCCTGCAAAAGACCCGCCCCACCGTCGCAGGTTGCACTGCCGCCAAGCGCGAGGACCAGATGCCTGCACCCCATATCAAGGGCTGCGCTTATGAGTTCCCCCACGCCATAGGTGGTGGTGAAAAGGGGTGAGCGCGATTCGAGCGGGGTTTGGGCCAGACCGGCGGCCTCGGCCAGTTCGATCAGTGCTGTCCGGCCATGATCGAGAACAGCGAAACGCGCCGATACAGGCACACCGAGCGGGCCGCACACATCGCGGGTTTCAAGTCGGCCGCCCAGTGTGCGGGCCATGATGGCGGCAGTTCCCTCGCCGCCATCCGCCATAGGAAAGGCGTGATAGCGGGCATCCGGGTAGATTTCCCTGAAACCGCCGATAATCGCCTGAACCACGGCCTCTGCCGTCAGGCTCTCCTTGAAGGAGTCACAGGCAACGAGAATGTCCATCAGCGCCTCCGGTAAGACGCCCTATCATTGCCTCAGGATCAGGCCGGTCAAGCCCTGATCCTGTCAAACCCGGATACTGTCAGACGTTGAAGCGGAACAGCAGAACGTCACCATCCTGCACGACATATTCCTTGCCTTCGATACGCAGCTTGCCCGCTTCCTTGGCACCGGACTCGCCGCCACACGCAATGTAATCGTCATAGGCCACTGTCTCGCAGGCAATGAAGCCACGCTCGAAGTCGTTATGAATAACCGCAGCCGCCTGAGGGGCCTTTGTGCCCTTGGTGATGGTCCAGGCGCGCGTCTCTTTCGGACCGACCGTGAAATAGGTGCTCAGACCCAGCAGGCCGTAGCCGGCGGCAATCACACGATCGAGACCGGAATTGCTCAGCCCCAGCCCTTCGAGGAACTCGGCGCGCTCTTCCTGCGGCAGCTGGCTGACTTCCGCTTCGATCGCCGCAGACACCACCACCACGGCAGCGCCTTCGGCCTCTGCGCGCTTGCGCACGGCTTCGGAATGGCTGTTGCCGGTCGAAGCAGAGCCTTCCTCCACGTTGCAGACATAGAGCACCGGCTTGGTGGTCATGAGCTGCAGACGGCGAGCGGTTTCTTCCTCACCCTTGGGTACGGCCGTACGGGCGGGCTTGCCCTCGCGCAGAGCGGCCATGATGGGATCCATGATGGCGAGCTGCTGCTGCGCCTCACGATCATTGCCGCGGGCGCGCTTCTGCAAGGCCGTCTGACGCTTTTCGAGCGAGTCCAGATCGGCCAGCATCAGCTCGGTCTCGATGATCTCGGCATCGCGCACCGGGTCCACGCCGCCTTCGACATGGGTGATGTCGTCATCCTCGAAGCAGCGCAGGACGTGGATGATGGCATCCACCTCACGGATATTGGCAAGGAACTGGTTGCCCAGACCCTCACCACGAGACGCGCCGCGCACGAGTCCGGCGATATCGACGAATTCGAGGCTGGTCGGCAGGATCTTCTGCGACTTGCCGATACGCGCAAGGTTGTCGAGGCGCGAATCAGGCACGGCGACGCGGCCCACATTCGGCTCAATGGTGCAGAAGGGATAATTTGCTGCCTGAGCTGCCGCCGTTTCGGTCAGCGCGTTGAACAGGGTGGATTTGCCCACATTGGGAAGCCCCACGATGCCACAATTGAAGCCCATCAGCGTTTCTCCCCGCACAGCATGGCGATTTTTGTCATTGTCGCTTCCGGTTCTCCCTTGGCCAGCAGGGGCGACGCCGCAGCCACGGCGTCGAGAAGCGTTTCGAGTTCTGTCTGTTCGGCCTTGGCGAAATCGCCCAGCACATGGCCTGTCACACGGTCCTTGTGACCGGGATGCCCGATGCCGAGACGCACGCGCTGATAATTCTGGTCACCCAGCATACGATCCATGGAGCGCAGGCCATTATGGCCTGCCGCACCGCCACCGCGCTTGACCCTCACCTTGCAGAACGCAAGATCGAGCTCGTCATGTAACGCCGTGATATCGGAAACCGGAATCTTGAAGAACCGCGCAGCCTGCTGCACGCTCTCGCCGGACAGATTCATGTAAGTCATGGGCTTGAGCAGAAGAACCTTCTGTCCCTCGATGCTGCCCTCGGCCGTCTCTCCCTTGAAGCGCGAGCGCCAGGGAGAAAACCGGTAGTATTCGGCAATACGCTCGACAGCCATGAAGCCAATATTGTGGCGCTGTCTGCGCATGCCGGGCTCGGGGTTACCGAGCCCGGTCCAGAGTAGCATTGCGGCCACCCTGAGCGGTCTTACTTCTTCTTCGCAGGAGCGGCGGCTTCAGCAGCGGCCTTCGCAGCGGCTTCAGCTTCCATCTCGGCATCGACCGTCGGCGGCGCGATGGTGGCGATAACGAAGTTCGGCAGCTGCAGAACCGGCGTCACGTTCTCGGTGCCGGTCAGGTCGTCCCAACGCACGTTGTCGTGGATGTCGAGCGCGCTCAGATCAACCGTGAAGCTGGACGGGATGTTGTCCACATCAGCCATGACGTCCACCGTGTGACGGACCAGGTTCAGCACGCCACCGCGCTTGATGCCAGGAGCCTTGTCTTCACCGGTCACGTGGATGGCGACGGTCACGTGGACCTTCTCGCCAGCAGCCAGACGCTGGAAATCGACATGGATCGGCGCATCGGTCACGGGGTGCAGCTGAACTTCACGCAGAAGGGCGCGCACGGTGCCACCTTCGAGCGGCAGTTCATACAGGCGCGAGCGCCAGCCACCACGGACCATTTCCTTGTGGATGATGCGCGGATCGATCTGGATCAGCGAGGCTTCCTGCTTGCCACCATACACAACACCCGGCACCAGACCGGCACGTCTCGTTGCGCGCGCTGCCCCCTTACCAGCCTTCGCGCGCGTAGAGACTTCGAGGGACGTCATATTTGTCACGGTATTCTCCCAAATTCATTGCACTCATGGCCTCCAGGGGTGCCTGAGTGATGGGGCGCCTTACCGGAATTGGGGGGGTAAAGCAATGTTCTTCGGGATTCGGCGGGCGATTTACCCGGATGATGGGGGCTTCTCAGGGCTCTGCCCTGAAACCCGCAAAGGAGCGCAGCCCCTTTTGATCCCGATTCAAAAAGGCGGGGATGAAAGGGTCTTGTCCCTTGCCGGGGCACGGAGCAGCGCCCCGCTTCCCATACTGGTTGCGCCGCCTCAGGCCTCCGCTCTGAAACCCGCGAAGGAGCAGAGCCCCTGCGATCCCAAGCATTCAAAGCCGGGATGAAAGGGACTTGTCCCTTTCCGGGCTGCGGGGCAGCGCCCCGCATCGCTCACTCGTAGGCGGTGAGCACCCAGCCATTATCTGTCGGGTCGCAGTAGAGCGGCACGGCATTGGCGAGGCGGACATTGATAGGCAGGCTCATGGCGGCGCGCAGGGCGCGGAACAGGGCCCCATGCGCGACAATCAAAGGGATACCGCCCTGTTCGAGCGCATGATTGACTGCCCCCGCAGCACGGGTCTTGAGGCCCTCGAATGTCTCGCAGCCTTCTGGCGTAAACTCGCCGGCAATCCACGGATCGTACCAGTCGCCCATAGGCTCACCCTCCATCACACCGAAGCAGACCTCTTCAAGGTCACGATCCGTGCTGAGCGGTAGGGTGACGCCACTTGATGCTGTGATGGCCTGCTGGGCGGCCATCGCCGTGTCATGGGCGCGCGTGAGCGGAGAAGACACGATCTGGCTGATAGGCGCTGCACCATCGCGCCAATACTGCGAGAGAGACGCGCCAGCCTTGACGGCCTGTTCGCGACCCGTGGCATTCAGTGGGATGTCCGTGCGGCCCTGGGAGAGGTTTTGGGCGTTCCAGTCGGTCTGACCGTGACGCAGATACCAGAAGGGGCGACGAAGCAGCATGAAAACCAGTCCTTAATCGAAGAGCGAGGAGACAGAGCTTTCATCTGCCACAGCACTCATGGCACGCGCCAGCAGATTGGCGGTGCTGATCTGCCTGATATTGGGTGAGGCTTCCATGGCCTCGGTCGCCGGAATACTGTCGGTCAGGGTGAGCATCCGGATGGGTGATGCCGTGATGCGCTCCACGGCCTGACCGGTCAGGACGCCGTGGGTGACATAAGCCTCTACCCCGGCAGCACCGTGATTGATGAGGGCCTGGGCTGCATTGCACAGCGAACCGCCGCTATCGACGATGTCATCAACCAGAATACAGTAGCGACCGCTGACATCACCGATCACGTTCATGACTTCCGAAACACCCGCGCGCTCACGCCGCTTGTCGATAATGGCGAGATCCGTGTTCAGGCGCTGCGCCAGCTGACGCGCACGCACCACACCGCCCACATCGGGGGAGACAATCATCAGGTCTTCATTGGGATGGCGCGCATTGATGTCGCGCTTGAAGAGCGGGGCCGCGTAGAGGTTATCGACCGGGATATCGAAGAAACCCTGTATCTGCATGGCGTGCAGATCCATGGTCAGGATACGGTTGGCGCCAGCCTCGACCAGCAGATTGGCAACCAGTTTGGCGCTGATAGGGGTGCGCGGCCCCGATTTTCGATCCTGCCTTGCATAGCCGAAATAGGGCATGACAGCCGTGACACGACGGGCCGACCCGCGACGCAGGGCGTCGAGCATGATCAGCAATTCCATCAGATTGTCATTGGTGGGTGAGCAGGTGCTCTGGATCACGAACACGTCTTCACCGCGCACGTTTTCCTGGATTTCGACAAAGACCTCAGCATCGGCAAAGCGTCGTACAGACACCTTGCACAGCGGGAGACGCAATTCCTGAGCAACGGCACGCGCCAGTGGCAGGTTACTGTTACAGGCGACGATCTTCATCGGGAAACGACTCCGGTCCGGGGCGGCAGCAAACGCGGCCTTCTAACAACGCCGGGCCATGCTGTCATTAACTCATGGGTGCCCGCTCCGGTCGATAGAGCGTTTTTTACAGAGCTGTGACCGACGCCACTCATGTTCTGGGTATCAACCCGCTATGCGGGTTTCGTTCCTTGCCGCCGTGATACGATCTAAGGCCATCCCGGCTCCCAAACACATTCGCTACATTTATAGAAAACATGCGAATATATTTTGATTAATTCCGATGATTTACCCAATAAATATTGATTTTTGTGAATAATAACATATCAATACTCATGAAACTTGATCGCGATTTCATCTTCAAATCCAATTCCAGGAAAATTTTCGGACCGCATGTGAACTCGCGACCAAACGCTGATCACTCTCACCAATGAGCCGGATCGACATCCCGAAAGCCTGCCCCAACACTTTTGGCAGGACGCATATCATTCAGACCAGGCCATTGCTGGCGCATCATGACGCTGCTCTTCTGCGCCACAATTCACTCTACACCCCGGCAGGCGTCCTGATTACTGACTCGACTTATTGTTCGGGCGTCAATGTTCAGGGCAGTTTCGAACTCCAGATCCACGCCCCCCAAATCATCGCGATTGAAACAGAACGGGATAGTTACGAGCGCGGCGAGGCATTCCACGATTGCTTCTGGATTGGCTATTTCCACGACCATTTCGGCCACTTTCTCACCAGCACCCTCGCGCGTCTATGGGCTCTCGATGCTCATGGCTCACGTGCACAATGGTATATCGCCCCGACCTACACGCACTCTCGCGACCATGAGGGCTTCATCCTGCCTATACTGAATAGCCTGGGCATCGATCATTCACGCATCATCGCACCTCCGGAAAACACCTTGATTCGTGGGGTCAGGATTGCCGAACCGGCCTTCGTGGAGAATGCGCATTGCTACCGTGAGTGGGGTCGCTTCATGCAAGCAATCGGCCAATCGTTTCTCAATCGGCACCAGAGGCATTCCGCATCACGCCCCGTCTTTCTTGCACGCAGCAAGGCATCGGCCACGACAAGACGTTATGATGGCGAGCACGAGCTGAGCGTGTTCCTCGCCAGCCTTGGCATCGAGATTGTCCATCCGCAGGAACTGCCTTTTGCAGAGCAGCTTGATCTATGGGCGTCTCACAGCATCTTTGTCGGATTTTCCGGATCGGCGTTCATGAATGCCGCGTTCTTTCAGGGAAAGACAGTCATCATCCTGAACCACGATGGCTATATTTTCGGCACACAGCGCATGATCGATACAATAGGTGGCCATCATGCTGTCTATCTCGATGTCAGTGCCTTCCTGAGTGTCACTGACAATGAGCACCACCATTATCTCATCCGCGAACCCGCACGGCTTGCTGTCGAGATTGTACAAGCCTGCCGCCGAGCCGTCTGAACACAGACGGCGCGCGTTGTCAGTCTCCGGGAAATCTCACGACTTTTCTGAC
The sequence above is drawn from the Asaia bogorensis NBRC 16594 genome and encodes:
- a CDS encoding DUF192 domain-containing protein; the encoded protein is MNRNLRGRALLTGLVLAATALAGAPTLSDAFAGDNQHEAQAGAEKPLDKELLTIIDRHSGRHDFTVEVARTEKQKEAGESSRQSIAENTGMLFLFSPPEAAAMWMRDTAPSLDIVFIGTDGRIQAIAEKTVPFSERRLVGQGDSAAVLEVAAGTMEKNNIVVGDLVSSKALPVAH
- a CDS encoding MBL fold metallo-hydrolase, giving the protein MRHDQEEEEPDLRARTVKVTPLRQNCTVLEDPDTGRAVVIDPGGDAPELLQLLEGMTVDAILLTHGHFDHVGGADALRAGLEKRQSAPVAMIGPDRRDAFLLETVEDQARAFGLYDLQNAHPDRFVEEGEVIDLPAGRFAVAHCPGHTPGHVIYISRADKLAIVGDTLFRGVVGRSDFAYGDHESLIAGIKRTLLSLPDDFIVLPGHGLPTMIGEERQNNPYLA
- a CDS encoding RidA family protein, whose translation is MSRIIRTEPNPVMSKAVEYHGFVFTQGVVARNLDADFDAQTADVLEQLDVLLEQHGTDNTRILQAQIWLKDISDRDALNKQWTAWLPKDSAPARACVQAILADPRMLVEIMLITTK
- a CDS encoding CHAP domain-containing protein, whose product is MGQKSCLRLLRRPFFSSLTALSLLVGSAVLAPKAEARQKAGHKAVMQSAHSARHTSARHVALRQTRFTTRRHHSGGHVIQCVAYAKAASDVVLSGNARDWWDNSRGVYARGSAPEPGSVLNFRAIRRMPYGHVAVVRAVEDNRTIVIDQSHWAQNGVAKNVRVIDVSPNNDWSAVRVALNSNSGTYGSIYPTYGFIYGRPDDGVMMANNTPAPAHRSTRSHNVTTASFAALQHPMNSTEVAEAPEDAFSVEGPSRNLR
- a CDS encoding 23S rRNA (pseudouridine(1915)-N(3))-methyltransferase RlmH, yielding MRIVAVGRLKRGPERELFDRYVERTRPRVDLIEIGESRGSALEIRRKDAAAILAACPEGTIVIALDEGGSSPDSQQFSTMLDSWLATGKQVSFVIGGAEGLEASVIERADARISFGRMTWPHMIVRLLLAEQIYRARAISAGHPYHRSARP
- the rsfS gene encoding ribosome silencing factor, whose translation is MKTAGTPRKKAAAAGPRKTRGAAPRTGAEPELVEKALALITASLDEDKAEDIVTLDLRGRASFADHMVVATGIADRQIAAMATHIEDKLNEIGIKRITIEGANGTDWVLLDTGDIVVHLFKPESRALYALERMWGKDLDDTASDEADTTDL
- a CDS encoding nicotinate-nucleotide adenylyltransferase — encoded protein: MRSEAPGRPAPDVVEIPKYGDNRAVSIGLLGGSFNPAHAGHLQLARYALTHLRLDQVWLMVSPGNPLKPRRGMAPFENRLDSARALADGRHIIATDIEARLNKRYTVETIALLRLRFPRARFVWLMGADSLATLTRWRRWRDLALHVPMAVVPRPGSNRTALSGQATHALSHMRVPPRRGPIMSRSKGGVWAFLPAPQNGISATALRDSGNYPASLSL
- a CDS encoding glutamate-5-semialdehyde dehydrogenase, with translation MEAATTVSDFKALTGPARAAARLLAIAPESQRNEALRAAAASLREHAPDILVANARDVASSKASAAFIDRLTLTPARIESMAKGLESIALLPDPVGRVLCDWTRPNGLNIRRVATPLGVIGMIYESRPNVGADAAGLCIKSGNAVILRGGSESLHSARCIQSCIQEGLEKAGLPRDCVQIVPDADRAHVAAMLTAAGEIDMIIPRGGKSLVERVQREARVPVLAHADGLCHTYIHKDADFAMAREILANAKMRRTGICGATETLLIDHAIAEALLPALVQDLHALGCAILGDERARHIVHDLEPATSDDFATEWLDARLSVAVVENVDSALAHIARYGSGHTEAIITENAEVAERFLNGTDSAVVMWNASTQFCDGGEFGFGAEIGIATGKIHARGPVGLEQLTTFRYEVRGTGQTRP
- a CDS encoding glycerate kinase, translated to MDILVACDSFKESLTAEAVVQAIIGGFREIYPDARYHAFPMADGGEGTAAIMARTLGGRLETRDVCGPLGVPVSARFAVLDHGRTALIELAEAAGLAQTPLESRSPLFTTTYGVGELISAALDMGCRHLVLALGGSATCDGGAGLLQALGVSLRDLHGQEIPHGGGPLGAVFSLDDDRLDPRLAECRIEILCDVTAPLLGETGAVAVFGPQKGATPAMIPLLEASLARLASLVELRCRRDLTAVEGMGAAGGAALGLVGLCGATLVPGAESVAGLLGLEALVSQMDLVITGEGRLDRQTAQGKAPQAIATLAKKAGKPLIAFAGTLGAGHEDLLATGFDAVFSCLERPCTLEEAFGEAEHALRRCARNVAATLALGRSFQAAQA
- the ychF gene encoding redox-regulated ATPase YchF, translated to MGFNCGIVGLPNVGKSTLFNALTETAAAQAANYPFCTIEPNVGRVAVPDSRLDNLARIGKSQKILPTSLEFVDIAGLVRGASRGEGLGNQFLANIREVDAIIHVLRCFEDDDITHVEGGVDPVRDAEIIETELMLADLDSLEKRQTALQKRARGNDREAQQQLAIMDPIMAALREGKPARTAVPKGEEETARRLQLMTTKPVLYVCNVEEGSASTGNSHSEAVRKRAEAEGAAVVVVSAAIEAEVSQLPQEERAEFLEGLGLSNSGLDRVIAAGYGLLGLSTYFTVGPKETRAWTITKGTKAPQAAAVIHNDFERGFIACETVAYDDYIACGGESGAKEAGKLRIEGKEYVVQDGDVLLFRFNV
- the pth gene encoding aminoacyl-tRNA hydrolase → MLLWTGLGNPEPGMRRQRHNIGFMAVERIAEYYRFSPWRSRFKGETAEGSIEGQKVLLLKPMTYMNLSGESVQQAARFFKIPVSDITALHDELDLAFCKVRVKRGGGAAGHNGLRSMDRMLGDQNYQRVRLGIGHPGHKDRVTGHVLGDFAKAEQTELETLLDAVAAASPLLAKGEPEATMTKIAMLCGEKR